ATCAAAGCAAGACCTTGTTGTAGACAGAACCCAGAGAGTCTAATTCTACTTGTCTAGCTGTTACAGTTGTAGGAAGTGTTTGCACCTGAAACTGGCCATCCCTCTCTACTGCTGAGGTATTGCAGAAAGGTCACGCAATGAAGCGCTTTTCCCCTTAGGGGACTAAAAGGAAAACTAGACCATGGATTGTCTGCAGCTGCAACACTGGGACTGCCTAAGTCCCACTCGTGGTGAATTCCAGAGACATTCACCCCAGGTGTTTCTCCTCCACCCCCTTCCAGATGGATGCCAATCACACCACCATGAAGGACTGATCTCCGTCTTGACCCAGTGCTTCCTCCAATGGAAAATTGGTGGAAGGGGTTATTTTAGCTCCCATTTCTCATCAAAGGAGTTTATTCCTTCTTTTCAATAAGCAGTGTCCCTTTGATGGGTAAAGGATGCTGGATTTGGATTAGTGACCTAACTCGGTTTGTTAGAACTAGAAAATGGTAGAGCTCCAAAAGAGACCCGGAGTTAAGTCACTAAACCAAAACTAAAGTTTAGAGTGCCACACAGTGACTTACCCAAAGTCTACATAGATGTAGCAGGGTGGAGAGCATCCAGAACTAGGGTACCTTACTTCTAGTATACCTTCCCTTTTCTAGTCACCACTCTCTGCCCACTGAGGCCATTTACCCCAGCCAGATGATGCAAACCTGTGTACTTGTGAAATCCAAGtacctcggggggggggggggggggaatctcaGGACTTTTGTTTACACTAAGTCTGGAGATCTATGAGAAAGCATTCAGAAGCATAAGGTACCTGTCAGTACCCACAAATACGGCACAGATGCAGAATTTGAAATTGAACCAGACAGAGGGGCAGTCTACAAACCCACCTAGCTGAGCACCACgacaccccccaacacacacacacacacacacacacacacacacacacacacacacacacactccagccaGAACCAAATGTAGGGATCCCAAAGGGCCAGCAGAGGGCGCGCCGCCCCCAGGGAGGCGAGAGCTAGGAGGATTACCAAGCAGCGAGGATTAGGGGAGCTGCAGGCTAGAAGGATGTACCTCTATTTCCCCGCCACTCACCGGGTAGGACCAGGCCAAGGAGGAGGGTGTGAAGACCACCCCCCATCCCGCCTCGTGGATCTGAGGCGCAGAGAAGCAGGGGTGTTACCTAGAAATTATATCACGCTGCGCAACGCTGCAGCTCttggagcgtgtgtgtgtgtgtgtgtgtgtgtgtgtgtgtgtgtgtgtgtgtgtgtgtgtgtgtgtgtgtgtgtgtgtgttggggggaggggacttAGCCCAAgcccaagagaggaaaaaaagacatgCACCCGGGAAAATGCTCCATGCACATGGAGAAATTTCTTGCTAGGAACTGCACTGAAAACCGAGCCCCCAGCATCTCCCTGCTGCTCCCGTCCCGGTGCAAATCACTCAGCTAGTGAGAGTCCCCCCAGCCCCACCTCGACAACCCCACACCCCTCAACTCCAGCCCTGCACCCTCCAGCCTGGCTCCAGCGCCGCCGCGAGCTTTCCCCGGGACTGGCCCTGGCGGGGCGCCTGGAGCCCCATTGCATTGCTccaggagaaaggaggggggcGGTGCATTTTGTAGGAGGAGGAGAaccggggcggggggggggggggagaaaattGCGCGGAGACCTGCCAagcgccaccgccgccgccgccaccgccgctgCCGCGCCGCCGCCGCCTGTGAGCTCCGGCGGGCAGCCTGACTGTCGGCTTCCCGGGGCATCTGGGTCCGGCGGGGCACAGTCCTGGGCGCTGCcggagccgccgccgccgccgcggcgACCAGTGCAGTCGCTTTCCCCCCCGAGCCCGTGCGGCTCCGGCTCCTCGCGGGTggaggagtggggggtggggttgttgtttggggggaagaagggggagggggcaaCGCGGAGAGAGTCAGTGGTTTCCATGGTGATGGAGCTGAAAGTGCAGGAAATTTAAAGGCTTGGACCCTGCGAGACAGACAAACCGGTGCCAACGTGCGCGgacgccgccgccgccaccgccgctgGAGTCCGCCGGGCAGAGCCGGCTGAGCAGCCCGAAGCAGGCGGAGAGAAGTGGCCCAGGACCCGCTCGACCGGAGGCTCCGCACAGAGAAGCAGGACGCCGAGCGgccggaggaggaggaggagggaagaggctcGTCCACGCGCCCTGCGCCGCCGGCAGCCGGGGAGAGAGCAGCGAGGAGCCGGCGCCCCCAGCGCCCCACGGTCCCGCTGGAGTAATCTCGGATGCCCGGCCGCGGCCGCCTTCCCAAGTAGAGCGGCGGGGGGGAGTTGCGACCAACTCGTGCGCGTCTTCTGCGCCGCGGCGGGAGCCGGCGCTGCGCGAACGGCTCTCCTCACTGCTCATGCTGTCTGCCCTGCGCCTGCCCAGCCTCGAGTGAGCCGCCTCCGGAGGGACCGGAGAGCGCGGCAGCGCCGCGGACTCGGCGTGCTCTCCTCCGGGGACGCGGGACGAAGAGGCAGCCCCGGGGCGCGCGCGGGAGGCATGGAGCGCTGCCCCAGCCTGGGGGTCACCCTCTACGCCCTGGTGGTGGTCCTGGGGCTGCGGGCAGCACCAGCCGGCGGCCAACACTATCTACACATCCGCCCAGCACCCAGCGACAACCTGCCCCTGGTGGACCTCATCGAACATCCAGATCCTATCTTTGACCCTAAGGAGAAGGATCTGAACGAGACGCTGCTGCGCTCGCTGCTCGGGGGCCACTATGACCCGGGCTTTATGGCCACTTCGCCCCCAGAGGACCGACCCGGAGGGGGCGGGGGACCGGCTGGAGGTGCAGAGGACCTGGCGGAGCTGGACCAGCTGCTGCGGCAGCGGCCGTCGGGGGCCATGCCGAGCGAGATCAAAGGGCTGGAATTCTCCGAGGGCTTGGCCCAAGGCAAGAAGCAGCGCCTGagcaagaagctgaggaggaagttACAGATGTGGCTGTGGTCACAGACCTTCTGCCCGGTGCTGTACGCGTGGAACGACCTAGGCAGTCGCTTTTGGCCACGCTACGTGAAGGTGGGCAGCTGCTTCAGCAAGCGCTCCTGCTCTGTGCCCGAGGGCATGGTGTGTAAGCCATCCAAGTCTGTGCACCTCACGGTGCTGCGGTGGCGCTGTCAGCGGCGCGGGGGTCAGCGCTGCGGCTGGATTCCCATCCAGTACCCCATCATTTCCGAGTGTAAGTGTTCCTGCTAGAACTCGGGGGCCCCCTGCCCGCGCCCAGACACTTGATGGATCCCCACCAAcgtcccccctccacccccactgccTCCAACCAGTTCCACCACCCTCTAGCGAGGGTTttcaatgaacattttttttcttcttggctaCAGAGACCTGGCTTTCTGGTTCATGTAATGCACTGTTTAACTGTGTaggaatgtatatgtgtgtgtatatacggTCCcagttttaatttacttattaaaaGGTCAGTATTATACGTCAAAAGTTACCCGGCTTctactgtatttaaaaaaaaaaaagcaagcaaaaggaaaaaaagagcaaagaaaagagagactTATTCTGGTTGTTGGTAATAATAATGTTAACCTGCTATTTATATCCCAGTACCCTTCGCATGGCGAAGCAGGGGGGaagagttatttttttcttaaaagtacaAAGAGAGGGGGAACTTTTGTAGaaggactttttttaaaaaaaaatgctattttccATTCTTCGGAAAGTGTTTTGATTTTCCTTAGACCTCGAAGAAGTTATAGAGTTCAATGTTATTTTACAGTTATTGTAAATATAGAGAACAAATGGAATGACTAATCATTGTAAATTAAGAGTATCtgctatttattctttataatatCCCGTGTAGTAAATAAGAAAGAAGTGCAGAACAGGATTAAAGAAAACCACTAAAACCGACTGGGCTCTACACTGTGATTCACTGTGTTGGTGATTgatggggggtgtggggggtgtcGCCGCGCTTACTACGCCTATTGGGAGACATGCTCATCCGTTCGGACTCCCCTCCTGTGGGGTGATGAACGTGACTGTAAAAttttcagtatgtgtgtgtgtggggggtgttatTCTCAAACCCCATCTTTTAAGTATCATGTGGCTTCTACAGAGTCTCCCAGGGTACCCTCCCCCGTGACACCAAAGCTCAGGCCTGTAGTGACCTCGACACCCA
The nucleotide sequence above comes from Arvicanthis niloticus isolate mArvNil1 chromosome 6, mArvNil1.pat.X, whole genome shotgun sequence. Encoded proteins:
- the Nog gene encoding noggin, with protein sequence MERCPSLGVTLYALVVVLGLRAAPAGGQHYLHIRPAPSDNLPLVDLIEHPDPIFDPKEKDLNETLLRSLLGGHYDPGFMATSPPEDRPGGGGGPAGGAEDLAELDQLLRQRPSGAMPSEIKGLEFSEGLAQGKKQRLSKKLRRKLQMWLWSQTFCPVLYAWNDLGSRFWPRYVKVGSCFSKRSCSVPEGMVCKPSKSVHLTVLRWRCQRRGGQRCGWIPIQYPIISECKCSC